ATAAGCATTCTTTTATTTTCCAGAATTCCAAAACATGTCAAATGAGAGAGCTAGAAAAATTCCCCTTTCCCAGCTTTACTGGACTAAATATTGATCCTAGTGAGAATGCCAGCTGTAAAAGGAAAACAACATCAATGGACACTTTGTATTTGGCAACTTCAAGTGATCAAATATCTAAAAAACCAAAACATACTGGTTCTTTGGTACAACATGTGAGTAAAGAAAGTGATGATCAGAGACCTCAAACTGCTCCTACACTTCTAAAGCATTGCTCTGACAAAAACAAGGAATACAATATATTGGCTGTTGTACTTCAGCCCTGTCATGTTAAAGAAATCCAGGCCAAAAGCAGACCAAACTCAGGTTCATTTCCCTTGGCAACAATTGTTGTTCTGGACCAATCAGGAGTCAATTGTAAAATACTTATGTGGAGGACTGCTGCTTTTTGGAGTTTGGCCTTATTGCCTGGTGATATCATAATGCTAACAAATTTGACAGTTTGCAAAGATGAGTGGAGCAAGGAAACCTTCCTTCAATCTACATTTAAAAGCTGTTTTTGTAATTTAGGAAACTGCTCTCTTCTTACCACAGATGAATATAAAAACGTGGAATATTTGGCTCTGCAGGAGTTGCTGTACTATATATCAACCGAACATTGCTACTTGCAAGATCTCCCTTCTCGTCCTCCTCAGCAACTTGATTGCACACAGCATGCAAGACTTTCTAAGCTTCAGCCAGAAGTGTTAGTACATTCAATATTAAAAGTTGTTCGCATATCCATCCTAAAAGAGTGCACATATAATTTCAAGGGGTTGCAGCAAAATAAAGTCATTTTGACTGTAGAAGAAGCCAAAGGGCAAATTGGCACAttaattttgtggggaaaaagtgTCTCCTGGTGTGAGCAGATCCGCATGAAAAGAGATTGCATCTGGGTATTTAAgtatttattttgcaaaaagaGTTTAATTTCAGGGGATGTAGAGTTACATACAACACTATGGTCATCCTGTGAATGCTTATTTGATGATGACAAAAGAGCTATAGATTTTCAAAAGAGATATGAAAATGTATCTTCTCCAAAGCTATTGAGTCTAAGGACGGTCATTGAAGGTAGATATTCAGGTAACTTTCAGATTAAAGTCAGCATTTCTGAATTCAAGTTTCACGTTCCAGGCAATCAAAACATTTGTGTGAACAAGCAAACTTCCATAACCAAGATTCTTAGTTCCCTGCCTTCGGTTATATACTCAGGCTGTGGAAATTGCAGAAAAGAACTAAGAATAGATCGTAATGATGTGTATGAGCAGTGCTTCTTTTGTTTACCTTTTACCCAGATTAGACTTTTCTACAGGCCTGTCTTAATGACTGTCAGGAATGAGGGAGATGAGATTTTTGTCCATGTACCATCAGATGTTCTTGAGAAAATCTTCTTAAATATTTCCCCGAATTTATTACACAAACTTGTTTTTGGATCATCAAATGTAACACATGGAGCCATAGTTGCAGATACTTGCCACTCACTTTTGGCAGATAATAGCGAATCATATTTGCTTGCAATAAAAAGTCATTTTTCACTTGATGAAAATAGTGTACTGCTTGAGCAGGAATTTCATGTACTATCTTTCCTTGTAAACATTTAAAAGGTAACttcttcaaaacttttttttgatggTTATTTAATTTCATTAGGCTTGCACAAACGCTTTCTGCTGTTCCCAGTGGGAAATAAAAAGTGGAAGTGTTGAAACAGTGTAATGCAAATGTAATACCATGTATGTAAACATTCCATATTAAACagtgtcagttaaaaaaattatatatttaatgcatctctgcaatacatgcatctTCTGCATCTTCCCATGTTTTATCACTTAAAGGGTAATTCCagttttaattttaattgttttcTTCCTTGCGTAATATGGCATTTTAATGCTTCTCTGTAGATAAACTACCTGTAGTGTTTGCAGTCCGTATGGTCCTTCAGGTGCATCGCTGTCCCCATGTGTCCAACTCTGTGACTGTGACACTGAGTACTGTTCTTCCTTAGAATACCGTACATCTCACTCTGTGACTTGTGTACGGTATCCCTGTGCAGCCTAGCGCCAGTTAATTTCTGGACTCCCAAATAGCTCCGCCCACATCCCGAGTAGCCCCGTCTACATTGCCTTGACGTGATGCGTGGAAGCGGCCTGTCTGTATGAAGCATCTGTCTGTATGATGATGTTCTGTCAAAAGCACCAACCTGTCAAAAAGTCCAACtgcatgtactgcgcatgcgcaagctcgTGCACGAGAAGGGATTTCTCCTGCACGTCAGATTGCGACGTAAAAGCCATCAACTACACCAACTCCTCTCAGCGTCGCATCGCGCCTTAGCGGCTTTCCTAACCGACTTAAATAATCCCATCAAATACTCCAACTCATATCGCAGCAGGGCACCTGCGCGGGAAGAATGGCAAAGCAATTAACATGATGAAGTGGAAAAATAATGTACGGATATGTATGAGAGTGTGATGATAGTTATGTAAATACATTGTTCTGTACATTATCTTGCCAATTCATCATGTTCATTGCTTAGCATCTTGCATGATAAAAGCCCATATTTTTTCCTCACTCTCCATGTATGTCCTTTGTTTTATGTGTGAAACACACATTTGCAAGATCTGACAGATGTCATTCTTCCCGTGCACGTGCACTGctgcaatgtgatttttttttttttttttttttttagtgtggtgGATATGTATGCGACTGTCCACATAGTTATGCAAATTAATCAAAATTACAGATGCCTGTGTCTGAGTGACCTGCTTATAATAGGACAAGCACATCACCTTACCAATCCCAATAAACAGTACCCATCAGGTCCATCAGAACTTGACATTACCACATCCAGGAGACCCATGTGACCTAGCACCCCAACACTCAGGGGACCCATATTTCTAGCAGCTATCAGCCCCAGCATCCAGGGCACCTCAATCCCAGGATCCAATAAGAGGAACCAAGCATCCAAAACGCTCAGGCGACCACTTCTcccctggggaccaggaccccaccTCCACTAAGAACAGGTTCCTGATCACCCTGATTGTACCAacttcaccgccctgcctgccatgtgtccggggacagggacccccatctcccctggggacaaggaccctatCTCCCCCTGAGGATAGCACCCTTTCTCGAATGGGGAcaggcatcctatctcccctgggcaCTGGGGCCCCTTTTCACCTGGGCACTGGGACACCCATCTTACCTAGGGATCCCATCTTCCCTGTGGACCAGGACCCCACATCCCCTAAGAACAAAAACCTAATCGCCCTGAGTGTGCCAACCTCCCCGCCCTGCCTGCCATGTGTCCGGGGACAGGGACTCCATCTCCCCTGGGCACAAGaaccctatctcccctggggaatgggaccccccatctcccctggggaatgggaccccccatctcccctggggataggcATCCTATCTCCCCCTGAGgatagggaccccttctcccctgggcaTTGGGACCCCCATCTTCCCTAGGGATGGCGACCCATCTCCCCTGGAGATGGGGACCCTATCATGCCTTCCggcaggaaccccatctcccctgacaACGGGGACtccatctcacctagggaccccatcttccctggggaccaggaccccacTTCCCAGAAGAGGAATTGATCACcctgagtgtgccaacctcaccgccctgcctgatcACCCTGAGTGTGCCAATCTTACTGCCCTGCCTGCCATatgtcctgtgtgagggccctcctgtgacagctcttGTCAGGACTTCACCCCACTGTGTGCTCCCCCTACATGGATGTGCTCCCACTATGCAACTGACCCCCTGTGTGCTCGTcctacatgactgacccctctgtgtgttCACATCCAGAAGACATGGGTCTCCTGGATGTGGTAATGTCAAGTTCTGATGGGTACTGTATATTGGAATTGGTAAGGTGATGTGCTTGTCCTATTATAAGCCAGTCACCCAGACACAGGCATCTGTCATTTGATGTGATTTATTTGCATAACTATGTTCACAGTCGCATACATATCCACCACACTAAAAAAAACACATCGCAGCAGTGCGCCTGCACGGGAAGAATGACATCTGTCAGATCTTGCACTTGTGTGTTTCACATAGAACAAAGGACATACATGGAGAGTGAGgaaaaaatacaggcttttatcaTGCAAGATGCTAAGCAATGAACATGATGAACTGGCAAGATAATGTACGGGACAATGTATTTGCATAACTATCGTTACAATCGCATACATATCCGTACATTATTTTGCCACTTCATCATGTTAATTGCTTTGCCATTCTTCCCGCGCAGGCGCACTGCTGCAATATGAGTTGCAGTATTTGATGGGATTATTTTAGTCTGTATTACGAAAGCCGTGCAGGCGCGATGTAGCGCTGAGAGAAGTTGGTGTAGTTGATGGCTTTTACGTCGCAATCCGTCGGGCAGAAGAAACCTCTACTCGTACACGCGGTTGGACATTTTGATAGGTTGGAGCTTTTGGCAGGACACCTGGAGCTCATGCAGGAGCGCGCCCCCCTGCTGTTAGTAATGTGTTTGTGTAGCCTCTGTAACTGTGTGCGCTTTCTGCTGTTCATGCCTGTCATTGTTGtctgtttttctttatcgtacatcactggacacagagcagccataataaataactgggttatacgccacctataggtgaatggacactggcaacccaaaaaaaagacaggaagtcctcccctatataaccactcctacataggaagtacctcagtttttttcaccagtgtcttgtaATGTGATGGTCACGGTTTGGAGAAGCTCTCCATGAGCTAGCTAGGATGGTCCTGGAACAGATCCTGAAGAATTTAAAGGGCTATATAATCGGATCCATCCGGACAGTGATGCactaaaatggatggtacctgaACCTCGTTACACAAGAAGATTACGAGGTATTGCCTGTAATGTGACCCTTTGGGCACTGGACCCTGGGGATCTGGATCATTGGTAAGAAAAAAGATCCCAAAGGAGTTccggcagggtgctttacaggttcaAGGGAGTGGCCTCATATTAaaggggacccagtccttgaaggtccaagagaCAGAGACCCgctgtgatgggggaagattggaatCTAGCTTTTTAGCAGAATCCTGCAGCAGAACTGGTATTTGTTTTAAAGGCTTTTTTGCACTTGTTAAACCGTAAGATGTATTTtcagtctcttacctttttttagAACCAGGTTTCATCATTTTTCTGTCCACTGGGGGCAGTGGTGTTGCGGACGGTGGCGCTTTTCTGTGGAGCTTCCAGCCAGGTTGATCCTATGAGTAGGCGGTTCTTCGGATTCCCCCGCCTTTGTGCATCTAGTTCTTACGCAGGCGCCTTCGGTGGCCCTTTTCTGCCGCTGTTTATGTGGTCAGAGGGGGTGCGCACGTGTGTGGGTATGGCGCAAAAGAATGTGCATGAGGGACGTGCACGTGGGAGGGGTGCGTGAGCTTCACAGGATGCTACAAGCGCGCGCGTGGTAAAGCGTGCACGCTGGACATGCGCAGTAGGGATGGAAGTGGCCATATTAGGTTATGTTCCAGCCCTAGGGTTCTGTAAGCAGGCTGCAGGGGACACAGAGCGGCGTCAGCTGGGCACTTGAGTCACTGTGGGTGGATGGACCAGGGCACAATATAGAACAAATGATTCTGCGCTACCCAAACAgcaagcagctaacacagccaatAGGATATAAGCAGAAAccaaaaaatagtgtagcgctaatataaa
This portion of the Aquarana catesbeiana isolate 2022-GZ linkage group LG07, ASM4218655v1, whole genome shotgun sequence genome encodes:
- the SHLD2 gene encoding shieldin complex subunit 2, yielding MTDGSRIHVFIGAPTITLIPPQGICGNTVCNEEGHFYEEHRVHLQCSRPCEHTLCRSGQSLSEPSCYVGGGVAAGQPSSLTGIGDTWPPQKVGASSPRNVCEHVTSTKLRPEASLHCDFLELSVSENHQGSNAEVSHGNYTTSTDAEFLAVLASTQVAVQGHNSKTCQMRELEKFPFPSFTGLNIDPSENASCKRKTTSMDTLYLATSSDQISKKPKHTGSLVQHVSKESDDQRPQTAPTLLKHCSDKNKEYNILAVVLQPCHVKEIQAKSRPNSGSFPLATIVVLDQSGVNCKILMWRTAAFWSLALLPGDIIMLTNLTVCKDEWSKETFLQSTFKSCFCNLGNCSLLTTDEYKNVEYLALQELLYYISTEHCYLQDLPSRPPQQLDCTQHARLSKLQPEVLVHSILKVVRISILKECTYNFKGLQQNKVILTVEEAKGQIGTLILWGKSVSWCEQIRMKRDCIWVFKYLFCKKSLISGDVELHTTLWSSCECLFDDDKRAIDFQKRYENVSSPKLLSLRTVIEGRYSGNFQIKVSISEFKFHVPGNQNICVNKQTSITKILSSLPSVIYSGCGNCRKELRIDRNDVYEQCFFCLPFTQIRLFYRPVLMTVRNEGDEIFVHVPSDVLEKIFLNISPNLLHKLVFGSSNVTHGAIVADTCHSLLADNSESYLLAIKSHFSLDENSVLLEQEFHVLSFLVNI